One stretch of Leptolyngbya sp. CCY15150 DNA includes these proteins:
- a CDS encoding calcium-binding protein, which translates to IGGDGNDTLNGGTGDDRLLGGTGNDILIGGDGSDRLLGQVGNDRLLGGDGDDILVGGPGSDRLDGGAGNDSLQGGSDRDTLIGGTGNDRIDGGTGNDLITTGQGLDLIVIRQNDGFDRVTDFQNGRDRIDIVGLRFGQLSIVQQRDDVLIKVGATNLLRLDNTNAAAITRADFV; encoded by the coding sequence ATTGGCGGCGACGGGAATGACACTCTCAATGGCGGCACCGGGGACGATCGTCTCTTGGGGGGAACCGGAAATGACATCCTCATTGGTGGCGATGGAAGCGATCGCCTCTTAGGACAAGTCGGCAACGATCGCCTCTTGGGGGGAGATGGTGACGATATCTTAGTCGGCGGCCCAGGAAGCGATCGCCTTGATGGTGGAGCCGGTAACGACTCACTTCAAGGAGGCAGTGACCGCGATACCTTAATCGGCGGCACAGGCAACGATCGCATCGATGGCGGCACCGGTAACGACCTCATTACCACCGGGCAAGGGCTTGACCTAATTGTCATTCGCCAAAACGATGGCTTCGATCGCGTTACCGATTTCCAAAACGGACGCGATCGCATCGACATCGTCGGCCTTCGGTTCGGACAACTCTCTATCGTCCAACAGCGTGATGATGTGCTGATCAAGGTGGGTGCTACCAACCTATTGCGATTGGACAACACCAACGCTGCCGCCATAACTCGGGCGGATTTTGTGTAA